TGCGGGCGTCCCGCGGCGACAGCGCCGCGAGGCCCGCGACGGTGGTCTCCAGGTCCCGCTCGACGACGGCGCCCGTCCCGTCGGTGAGGGGGTGCGCCATCTCGATCGGCGCCCGAGCCCAGGCAAGGCCGTGGCCCGCGAGGTCGTGGCGTCCGGTGAAGGCGTTGTCCACCGCCAGCGGGTGGAACCCCGCGCAGTGGTCGTGGACGAGGCCGGGCAGCGTCAACTCCGCGGAGCGGAGCCCACCCCCGGTCGTCGCGGCCGCCTCGACGACCGTGACGTCGCAGCCCGCCGTCGCGAGAGTGAGCGCGGCGGCGAGCCCGCCCGGCCCGCTGCCGACGACGACCGCGGTCGTGCCGGCAGCGGGGCGGGTCACGGGAGCCGTCGGGCGGCCGGGTCGGACCGGTGGAGGCGACGGGCGGCCTCCGCGATCGACCCCGACATCGACGGGTAGACGGTGAAGACGCTCGCCAGCTGGTCCGCCGTCAGCGACTCCCCCACCGCGACCGCGACGGGGTGGATGAGCTCCGAGGCCCGGGGCCCGACGACGACGCCACCGACGACGATGCCCGTGCCCGGCCGGCACAGGAGCTTCACGAAGCCGTCGCGCACGCCCTGCATCTTCGCCCGCGGGTTGCCCGAAAGGGGCAGGAGCACGGTCTCGGCCTGGATCTCCCCGGCGTCGACCGCCTTCTGGGTCCAGCCCACCGTCGCGATCTCGGGGGACGTGAAGACGTTGGACGACACCTTTTTGAGGTCCAGCGGCGCCACGGCGTCACCGAGGTGGTGGGACATGGCGATCCGGCCCTGCATCGCGGCGACCGAGGCCAGCATCAGAACGCCGGTGCAGTCGCCCGCGGCGTACACGCCCCGCGCGGTCGTGCGCGAGACGCGGTCGACCCGCACGAAGCCGCCGTCGTCGACCAGCACGCCGGCCTCCTGGAGACCCAGGTCGGCCGTGTTGGGCACGGAGCCCAGCGCGAGCACGCAGTGCGAGCACTCGACCTCGGTGCCGTCGGTGAGCCGCACCGTCACCACGTCGCCGTCGCGGGTCACCGACTCCATGCGGGAGCGGCTCAGCACGTTCATGCCCCGCCGCGTCAGCACCTCCTCGAGCACGGCCGCCGCGTCGGCGTCCTCGCCGGGGAGCACCCGGTCGCGCGAGGAGACGAGGGTGACGTCAATGCCGAGGGACAGGTACGCCGAGGCGAACTCCGCACCGGTGACACCGGAGCCCACCACGACGACCTTCTCGGGCACGTCCGTGATGTCGTAGACCTGCTCCCAGGTCAGGATGCGCTCGCCGTCGGGCAGCGCGCTGTCGAGCACGCGCGGTGCCGCGCCGGTCGCGATGAGCACGGCGTCGGCGTCGAGCCTCTCCGTGCCACCGTCACCGAGCTCGGCCACGACGCGCTGGGGACCGTCGAGGCGGCCCCGGCCGCGCACGATGCGCACACCGTCCCGCTCCAGGCGGCGCTCGATGTCGGCCGACTGGTCGGCCGCGAGCTGCTTCACCCGGGCGTTGACGCGCCCGAGGTCGACGCGGATGGCCGTGGCGGCGTCGCCCTCGTGGTCGCGGAAGCTGACGCCGAGCTCGGCCGACCCGGCCAGCTCGCTCATCAGCTCGCTCGTCGCGATCAGCGTCTTGCTGGGCACGCAGTCGGTGAGCACCGCGGAGCCACCCGGGCCGTCCGTGTCGACGATCGTGACGTCGGCCCCGGCGTTGGCGGCCACGTGGGCCGCCTCGTAGCCGCCGGGACCGCCGCCGACGATGACGACGCGGTCGGAGCGATCGGCCATGGTGGCGGGGCTCACAGGTTGATCATGTGGCCGGAGATGCCGTGGATGGCCTCCTTGACCGACTCGGTGAGCGTCGGGTGCGCGAAGACGTTGCGCCCGACCTCGTCCGCGGTCAGGTCCCACTTCTGCGCGAGCGTCAGCACCGGCAGGAGCTCGGTGACGTCGGGCCCGATCATGTGGGCGCCGAGGATCTCGTTGTGCTCCGCGTCGGCGACGACCTTGACGAAGCCGACGGCCTCGCCGAGGCCCTGGGCCTTGCCGTTGGCGCTGAAGGGGAAGGTGGCCGTCTTGACGTCGTACCCCTTGTCCTTCGCCTGCTGCTCGGAGTAGCCGAACGAGCCGATCTGCGGGTGGCAGTACGTCGCGCGCGGGACGAAGTCGAACTCGACCGGCATGGTCTCCTCGCCGGCGATGACCTCGGCCGCCACGATGCCCATGGCCTCCGCGACGTGCGCGAGCATGAACTTGCCGGTGACGTCGCCGATCGCGTAGACGCCGTCGACGTTGGTGCGGCCGTACTCGTCGATCGCGATCGCGCCGCGCTCCGTCAGCTCGACGCCCGTGGCCTCGAGGCCGTAGCCCTCGGTGCGGGGGGCGAAGCCGAACGCCGCGAGCATCTTGTCCGCCTCGAGCACCTGCTCGTCGCCGCCGGCCGCCGGGGCGACCGTGACCTTGACGCCGGAGCCCGTGTCCTCGACGCCCTTGACGGCCGTCGAGGTCAGGATCTTCACGCCGAGCTTCTTGTAGTGCTTCAGCAGCTCCTTGGACACGTCCGCGTCCTCGGTCGGCACGATCCGGTCGAGGTACTCGACGATGGTGACGTCCACACCGAAGTTCTTCATCACGTAGGCGAACTCGACGCCGATCGCGCCCGAGCCGCCGATGATGATCGAGGAGGGCAGGTTCTCGTCGAGGATCTGCTCCTCGTAGGTCACCACGTTCTCGCTGATCTCGACGCCCGGCACGGTGCGGACCTGGGCACCCGCGGCGATGATGATGTTGTCGGCCGTGTGGGTGGCGACCTCGCCGTCCTTGCCCTTCACGTCGATCGTCTTCGGGCCCGTGAAGGTGCCCCAGCCGTCGATCTCGGTGATCTTGTTCTTCTTCATCAGGTAGTGGACGCCCTTGACGATGCCGGCGCTCACCTGGCGCGAGCGCTTGTGCGTCGGGCCGTAGGACATCGTGGCGTCGCCCTCGATGCCGAACTTCGCCTTCTCGTGGGTCAGCGTGTGCGCGAGCTCCGCGTTCTTCAGCAGCGCCTTCGAGGGGATGCACCCGACGTTGAGGCAGACACCTCCCCAGTACTTCTCCTCCACGACGGCGACGGACTTGCCGAGCTGAGCAGCTCGGATCGCCGCGACGTAACCACCGGGGCCGGCACCAAGGACAAGGACATCGAAGTGGGTCACGGACCCAGCCTAGCCACTCGGACGGGCGCTTCCGACCGCCCGGGTCGTACCCGGTGGTAGGAGCCGGGTGACGTCGCCGACACCGGCGTGCCGGAGGTCACGAATGGGCTACGACCGGCCGGCCAGGCCACTTTTCCCGCGCTCCCGCGCGGGTCGCTGCCCTAGAGTCCGCCGGGTGAACGCCGCCCAGCACGCCGCCCCCGCCTCCACCGCCGCCGAGGACGCCCAGGCCGCCGCCGCGCGCCTCGCCGAGCTGACGGGCGTCGAGCAGCACGACGTCGCCGTCGTCCTGGGATCGGGCTGGCTGCCGGCCGTCGACATGCTCGGCGAGACGGTCGCGGAGATCGCCACCACGGACCTCCCCGGCTTCAGCGCGGCCGCCGTGGCCGGCCACTCCGGGAAGATCCGCTCCGTGCGCGCCGGCGACCGACGCGTGCTCGTCTTCCTCAGCCGCACGCACTTCTACGAGGGCAAGGGCGTCCGGGCGGTCGTGCACGGCGTGCGCACCGCCGCGGCCGCGGGCTGCCGCACCATCGTCCTCACCAACGGGTGCGGCGGTCTCAAGGAGACGTGGTCCCCCGGCACGCCCGTGCTCATCAGCGACCACATCAACCTGACGGCGCGCTCCCCCATCGAGGGTGCCGAGTTCGTCGACCTCACCGACCTCTACTCCTCGCGCCTGCGGGCGCTGTGCCGCGAGGTCGAGCCCCACCTCGACGAGGGCGTCTACGTGCAGTTCCCCGGGCCCCACTACGAGACGCCGGCCGAGATCGGCATGGTGCGGGCCATCGGCGGCCACCTCGTCGGCATGAGCACCACCCTCGAGGCGATCGCCGCCCGCCAGGCGGGCATGGAGATCCTCGGCATCTCGCTCGTCACCAACCTCGCCGCCGGCATCAGCGGTGAGCCGCTCGACCACGCCGAGGTGCTGGAGGCGGGTCGCTCCGCAGCCACCCGGATGGGATCCTTGCTGGGCGCGGTCGTCCCGCGCCTCTGAGCCTCGAGGAGCCGGGCCTTGCCGAAGATCACCGGGGAGTCCCTGTCGGCCCATCGCGAGCACATCCGCGAGCGGGTCTTCGCGGCCTTCGTCGAGCTGATCGGCGAGCGCAGCTTCGACGCCGTGACCATGGCGCAGCTGGCGTCGCGCGCCGGGGTCGGCCGCACGACGATCTACCACCACTTCCCCGACAAGGACGCGGTGGTCGTGGCGTTCGCGTCCCACGAGACCAACCGCTACCTCGAGAACCTGCACGAGGTCCTCGACGACGCCGGCTCCGCCACCGAGCGGCTGCGTCGCTACGTGCGTCACCACCTGGCCGAGGGCGAGCAGTTCCACCTCGGCCTCGGCCCCCAGGTCTACGGCCTGCTCTCCGACGCCTCCCTCCGCGAGATCAGGGAGCACGTCGTCGCCGTCGAGGCGGTGCTCCGCGGGATCCTGGAGGACGGTGTGGCCGACGGCGAGTTCGCCGTCACCGACGTGGACGCGGTGCTGCCGCTGGTCCACGCCTGCCTCAACCCCCGCCAGGTCCCCGCGGAGTCGGTCGTCGCCTTCGTGCTCGGCGGCGTCGGCGTTCCGCTCAGCGCACCGTGAGGGTGCGCGTGAGGCTGGAGGCGTGGAACAGCGGCGACCCGCTGTAGCGCACGTCGACCCGGTAGCTGCCCCGCGGCAGCGCCGGCAGCCCGGTGACCCGGGTGCCGTCGGCGGCGAGCTGCACCTGGCCGGAGTACCAGACCCCCCGGCCGGCCGACGTGTAGATGCTCACCGTCGCCCGACCCTGCGGCGGCGCGACGGCGGAGCTGTTCGTCCACGCGCCGATCTTGATCCGGCCCGCGCGCGTGGGCGTGGGGGTCAGCTGCACCGAGGCACCCGTCTGCGTGAGCCCCTGCGTCACCTGGAAGTCCCAGGAGGCCACGAGACCGTCACCGGGGCCCTCGGCGCTGACGGAGAGCTCGGCGACGTAGCGCCCCACCGGCACCCCCGGCGGCACGTCGAAGCGGGCCAGCTCGTCCACGACGCGCTTCGTCTGGGGCGCGCCGAGCCCGGAGAGCGTCACGGACGCGCCCTCGCTGCCGCGGACCGCGACCCAGATGCGCGACGTCGTCGCGTAGCGCTGCGTCGTCGACCCCTCGACGCCGATCGAGGCCCCCGGCTCGAGGGCGTCGAAGTCGAGCTCGAGCGGCGACTCGAGCACGGAGCCGTCGGCCGTCCAGGCGAAGACGGCGTACGCCGTGCCCCGCCGCAGGCTCGCCGCCTCGGCCCGCACGGTGTCGGTCGCCACGCCGGTCTCGCTGGCGCCGTCGGGCGCGACGTCCTCGGCGGGGACGACGGTGTGGCCCGGCAGGGTCGCCGGGTCGACCGTGAGCACGTCCGTGCCCGCCGGTGCGACCGCGAGCTGGACGGACGTCTCCGCGGGGAGGGTGATCCCGCGGACGGTGGCGAGCACCTCGAGGCCCTCGGCGTTGCTCTGCCGCAGGATGCGGTGGTCCAGCGACCCGAGCTCCGTGGCCGACGCCTCGACCGCCGTCACCACCGGTGCGCTCGCCAGGGCGGCGTGCGCCGCGACCGGTGCGACGAGCGCCGGGCCGCCGAGCGCGAGGGCGAGCACCGGTGCGAGCGCGAGACGCCTCCGGGTCGGGCGGACGGGACGCGCAGGGGTGACGGGAGCGTCGGTCATGGCTGAACCTTTCCGAGAATCAGGTCGGTGAACCGCGTCCGCCGACCCTAAGCCCGCTCGGGACGGCAGCGACACCACGAGACGGTCACGATGCGGGCGACCCCGGGACGGGGACGTTGGTACGGCGCCAGCCCGGCCCGCGCCGTACCCACCGCACATTTCGACGCCCCCGGCACGCGAAGCGCCCCGCCGCCCGGCACCGAGGCCGGGCGACGGGGCGCTGCAGGCGCGCGGGGCGGACCCGCGTCAGCGCACCGTGAAGGTGCGCTGCTGGGAGGCGCCGAGGGTGAGGCTGCTGCCGCCGTAGGAGATGTCGAGGCGGTAGCTGCCCTTCGCGAGCTTCGGCAGCTGCAGGCGAACGGTGCCGTTGGACAGCACCTTGACGCCGGAGTACCAGACACCGCGGCCGGCGGAGGTGTAGAGCCGGACGACGGCCTGACCGGCCGGACGGGCAACCTGGCCGGCGCCGTTGCCCGCGTGGGCCACGCCGACGAGCAGGTTGCCGGTGCGCGAGGGGGTCGGGGTGGTGCTCAGCGAGTGACCGAGGACCGGCTGGCCCTTGTAGACGGTGAAGGCCTGCGTGAGGACCACCGGGTCGGCGCCGTCGCTGGCGAGGGAGAACCGTGCCGTGTACGCGCCGGGCTTGAGGCCGGCGGGCACGCGGAACGCGGCACGGCCGAACTCGATGGTCGCGGTCTGCGCGGCGCCCACGCCGGTGAGCGTGACGGTGCCGGCACCGTCCTCGACGCCGTCCACCGACACGCCGACCCAGCTGGTGGTGGCGTACCGCTGGGCGACCGCACCGGCGAAGGTGAGGGTCGCGGGGGCCGGGGCCTCGAGCTGCGACCAGTCGATCTCGACCGCGGTCTCGGTGTCCTGGCTCTCGTTCGAGTGCGTGTGGGCCTGCCACGTGTAGATCGCGTACTGCTTCGTCGGGTCGAGCTCGTCCGTCGGCGCGTTCAGCACCGACGAGAACGCACCCTCGGTGATGCGGCTGGGGGTGATCCAGTCGACGGCGGCGAAGGCGTCCTGGCCCTCACGGTCCTCGACGGGCGGCAACCCGCCCGCCTCGGCGAGACCGACGTAGACGCCGTTGTCCCCCGGCTGCGTGACGGCGCGGAAGCCCTGGCCCTTCACCGAGAGCGTGAGCCCCTCGGTGGGGTTCGCGCCGATGGTCGAGTAGGTCACCGTCGGCGGGGCGACCGGGGCCGCCTGCGCGACGAACGACGAGGGGTCCTTCTGGCTGTCGCTGCCGGCGCCCGAGGCGTAGAAGTGGGCCCGGACGCCCGGGGTCAGCGCGCCGAGGAAGTCCGGGCTGAACGACTGACCGTCGACCGGCTGCCCGGACGGGATGCCGAGCGCGGTGGCCTCCGCGGACCCGGCGGGCAGGACGCCGGCCCAGTCGGGCGTGGCCGTGAGCGTGCCCACGCCGTCGCCGTCCGTCCAGCCGTCGCCGGCGTCGAACGTGGTGACGACGACCCGGGTCGGGTCCGTGCTGGCCTCGGGGCTGCTGGGGCCGGTGCTGGCGTTCCACGCGGAGACCACCGCGCTGATCTCGCCCGTGCCGTCCGCAGCGACGGTGACGACCGGGTCGGCGAGGGTGACGGTGTAGTACGTCGTCCCACCGAACGCGAACGACCCCGCGACGGACCCGTCGTAGGCCACCGACGCCTCGTCGGTGAACGGGTCGTAGGTGCCGACGCCGCCCGGGAAGGTGATGACGCCCGTGCTGGCGTCCTCGGTCGCGCCGTCGCCCAGCACGTGGGTGGACAGGTGGCTGTCGAACCGCTCCGAGATCTCCCACTGCAGGGAGAGCGGCACGGCCGACTCGGCGGCCGCGGCGGGAGCCGCGGGAGCCGCCTGCGCGGGTGCGGCGGCCAGGGCGAGCGGAGCGGTCACGAGCGCGGCGATCGTCACGGCCGCGCTCGTGCGGACGCCGCGGCGGGCACCCGAACGGGTCAGGGTGGACATGGTGGTTCCTTTCTCGGGGACGGACGCCGGGTGCGTCAGACCAGGGGGTCGGCACCCGCGGGTGCCGTGGGAGCGCCGCCCGAGCGGCGGAGGAGCAGGCGGTCCTGCGGGACGGAGAGCAGGGCGGCGGCCGCGAGCAGCAGCCCGCCGCCGAGCCACCACAGGGCGTCACCCGGACCGGCCGGGGCGTCGCCACCGGACGACGCGGACACGGCCGTGAGGTCGTGGCTGGTCGGTAGCGGCTGGGCCGCGACGGCCGCCTCCGCCACCGGTACGCCGAGGGCGGCGGGCGCGACGGACCTCGGCGTCGAGCGGGCCGGGACCGGGGAGCCACCGCGGGGGGCGGACGACCGGGCCGGCGGTGCGAGCGCCGTGTTCTCGGGGACCGTCGGCACGGCGCCGGGCACGGGCGCGGGCGTCGGCACCGGGGCGGGGACGGACGCGTCGTACGCCACGGTGAGCGGCAGGGCCACCTTGAAGGGGTCGGTGGAGGCACCGCTGGAGTACCAGAACGGACCGGTCCCGAGCTCCTCCATCATCGTGACGAAGCTCTGCGGGAAGGACCCGGCATCGGGCACGTCCGTGCGCTGGCTCGTGCCGGTCACCCGCACGCCCCGGTAGGCCGGGGTCGCGGTGAACCCGCTCGGGTCGTCCAGGTCGACGGACGGGAGGTTCGCGAGCACGACCTCCCGGGCCGGCACCTCGGTGCGCTGCGTCGGGTCGTCCCGTGACGAGGCGTAGCCGCTGACCGAGCCCGCGAGCGTGCCGGTGCCGTCGGCGGCGACGTCCAAGCGGGGGTCGGTCACGTGGAAGAAGGACCGGCCGGAGTAGTAGAGGACCGTGAAGGTGCCGGACCAGGTGATGCGGGCCGTGCCCGCCGCCCGGTCGACGGTGCCCGTGCCGCCGCGGACGACGACCTGGTGGTTGCTGAACGTCCCGGCACCGGGGTTGGTGATGGGGGTGCCGTCGCTGGTCGTGCGCCAGCCGTTCCAGACCGTCGTGCGCCAGGCCGAGCCGTCCCACTTCTCCACGCTCACGTCGCCGGCGGAGGCCCGCCACTGGTCCTGGCGGAGCAGCGCCCCGAGCCCGGGGAGCACCTTGCCGGCGGAGAAGAAGTTGAAGGAGCCGGGCTCGTGGGCCGCGTTGTTGGACTCGTTCGAGAGCCCCCAGCGCAGCACCGCGTCGTCGACCGCGACGGCGCCGTCGGTCGGCTCGGCGGTGGGCTCGCTCGTCGGCCCGCTCGTCGGCCCGCTCGTCGGCTCGGTCGTTGGCTCGGTCGTCGGCTCGGTGGTCGGCTCGGCCGTCGTCGGTGCGCTCGGCGGGTCGGAGGGAGCCGGCGTCGGGTCGGTCGACGTCGCCGCCGAGGTGGTCGCGGTGGCGCCGGTCGTCACCACCTCGGCCGCTCCGGCCGATCGCGCGCCGGGCACGCCGAGCACCGTGGAGACGGCGAGCAGGCACACGACGCTGACGCCGAGCACCGCGAGCAGCGCGGCGCGGGACGCGCGCGTCACCGGACGACCGCCCGTCGGCGCGCCAGCAGCAGCCGCGCCACCGCGGCGAGGAGCACCAGGCCGGCCGCGACGACGAACGCGACGGCGTACCGGCTCGGCTCCCCCGCGGAGGCGGCGACCGTCTCGGTCGCGTCCGTTTCGCCGGACGCGCCGGACCCGTCGACCTGCACCGCGAACCGCACGGCGAGCTCCTCCTCGAGCCCGAAGACGCGCAGCTCGTGGGTGCCGGCGCTCGTGTCGGCCGGGAGGGTGACGACGCCCGCCATGGTGCCGTCGGCGGCCACCTGGAACGGCCCCGCCGCCGCCGCGCCGTCGTCGAAGGTGACGCTCAGCTGCTGCCCGGCCGGCAGCCCGGTCGCGCGGAACGGGAGCGCCCGACCGGCGACCGCTCCCGCCCGGTCGACCTCGAGCGTCGCCGGGCCGGCCGCGACGGGTGCCGCCGCGGTCGGTGCCGTGGCGGTGGCGCCGGGAGCGGCGGCGGACGGCGCGGCACCGCCCCCGGTGCCGGCCGCCGGCTCGGCGGGGGCGTCGCCCTCGTCGTACAGGTCGGCGACGCGCACCGGGGTGAAGGTCTCGTTGCTGCTGTTGGCGACGCCGTGGGCCCCGACGGTGATGATCCCGCAGGTCACCTCGCGGCAGTCGACGGTGCGCTCGTTGCTGGAGCGGTCGTAGGCGGTGAACACGGCGCCGGGCACCGTGACCGTCGTCGACCACGAGCCGTCGGCCCCCATGAGGCCGCCGTTGGCCGAGGAGGCGGTGTCGGATCCGGGGAACGCGACGTACTTCTGGAAGCCCTGGTTGTCGGCCGCCTCGGAGTCGGGGACGTAGAAGTAGTCGACCCCCGTGCGCCCGCCGCTGCTGGGCTGCCAGCCCGACGACACGGTCCCGAAGAACACGTAGACCCCGCCGTGACCGCCCTGGACGGACTGGAAGCCGGAGCCGCGGACGGTGAGCGTCGTGGCGTAGGTCGGGTCGACGACGGCGTCCCCGTCGGGGTTGGCCACGCTGACCCGCGCGGCGGCCTGGGCGGCCGGGGCCGTGGCGACGAGGCCGACGGGCACGAGCAGGCCCGCGAGGAGGGCGAGCAGCGCGGCGCGGGGTACGGCGCGGGATGCGTTCAGGCGGCCGGGCACGGGTCCTCCTCGGGACGGGGGCGGGGCGTGGGATCGAGCGGGAGGGCGCGCGGCGCGCGCACGGGGACGACGACGAGGTGGCCGGCGTGCTCGATCACGTCGACGGCGTGCTCGTAGACCTCGGTGAGCAGGGCGGCGGTCAGCACCTCGCGCGGCGCCCCGACGGCGCGCACGCGACCGCCGCTGAGCACGCAGACGCGGTCGGCGTACGCCGCGGCCAGCGACAGGTCGTGGAGCACGACCACGACGGCGGCGCCGGCAGCGGCCTCGTCGCGGGCGACCCGGAGCACGGCCTCCTGGTGCTGGAGGTCGAGGGCCGCGGTGGGCTCGTCGAGCAGCAGGACGGGCGTGGCCTGGGCGAGCACGCGGGCGAAGGAGACCCGGGCCTGCTCGCCGCCCGAGAGGGTCGGGAAGAGCCGCGTCGCGAGGTGGGTGACGTCGGCCCGCTCCTCGGCCGCCGCGATGACCGCGAGGTCGTCGGCCGCGGCCGGGGTGCGGTGCCACGGCGCACGGCCCATCTCGACGACCTCGCGGGCCCGGAAGCCGAACGCGAGGCGCTGCTGCTGCTGGAGCACGGCCCGCGCCCGGGCCAGCTCGCGCGCCCGGACGGCCGCGACCGGGCGGCCATCGATCTCGACCGCGCCGGAGGACGGCTCGAGGTCCCCGGTGAGCACCCCGAGCAGGGTGGACTTCCCGGCGCCGTTGGGGCCGACGAGCACGAGCACCTCGCCGGGGCGGACGTCGAGGTCGACGCCGTCGAGGATGGCGCGGCCCTCGATCGTGACGCCGACGGCACGGGCGACGAGTGCCGGCGCGACGTGTCGGGCGCTCATGCCCAGCCTCCCGCGGTGCGCCGCGCGCGCCGCAGCAGCCAGAAGAAGAACGGTCCGCCGACGAGCGAGGTGAGCATGCCGATCGGCAGGTCGGCGTTGGCGATGGCCGTGCGCGCCCAGAGGTCGGCGAGCACGAGGAGGACGGCACCGCCGAGGGCGCTCGCCGGCACGAGCAGCCGGTGACCGGGACCGGCGACGAGCCGCACGAGGTGGGGAACGACGAGACCGACGAAGGCGATGACCCCGCAGAAGGCGACACCGGCGGCGGTGAGCAGTGCGACCAGGACGATGCAGACGAGGCGGAGCCGCTCGACGTCCACGCCCACGTGCCGCGCGGCGCGGTCGCCGAGGGCGAGGAGGTCGAGCTGACGCGCGAGCACGAGCGCGGCGACGATCCCGACCACGACGAGCGGGAGCACGACCTGCACCTCGGGCCAGCGGCTGCCGTTGAAGCTGCCGAGGGTCCAGAAGACGATCTCCTCGCGGGACGACGTGGTGGCGAGGAACAGCAGGAACGACAGGCCGGCGCTGGCGACCGCGTTGACCGCGATGCCCGTGAGCACGAGCGTGACCACCTCGGTGCGCCCGTTGTCGCGGGACATGACGTAGACGAGCATCGTCGTCAGGAGCCCGCCGACGAAGGCGCAGACCGCGATGGTCCACGAGCCTGCGAAGTCGAGCGAGAAGACGATGACGGCCGCCGCGGCGACGGCGGCGCCCGACGAGACGCCGACGACCCCCGGCTCCGCGAGCGGGTTGCCGAAGACCCCCTGCATGAGGGCACCCGCGGTCGCCAGTGCCGCCCCGACGAGGAGCGTCATGGTGGCCCGGGGGAACCGGACGTTCCACAGGCTGTCCTCGGCCCGCGGGTGCGACGGCAGCGGCCCGATGTCGAGGCCCGTGCGATGGAGCACCGAGCCGAGCACCTCGCTCGGCGGGATGGGGAACTGGCCGGTGGCCGCGGAGGCCACGAGGGCGACGACCAGCGCGAGCGTGAGCAGGAGGAGCAGGCCGGGGCCGACCGCCCACGCGGCGAACCGGCGCCGCGGCGGGGCTGGCGCGGTCGGGGCGGTCGCGGCGGTCGGGGCGTCCGCGGCGGCGCTCACGCGACGGATCCCGGGGCGTAGACGGCGACCGCGAGTGCGTTGAGCACCGAGGCGGTGAGGGGGCCGTAGCCGAGGATCTGGGCGTCGGCCATGTCGACGAACCGGCGGTTCTCCCCCGCCGGGGTGGCCGCGAGGGCGGGCAGGCGCTCGAGCAGGCCGTCGACCCCGCCGGCGGAGGCGAGGCCGTCGGTCATCATCAGCACCAGCTCCGGCTGGGCCGCGATGAGGCCCTCGTCGGTCACGGGGCGCATGCCGGACCAGCCGATCTCGCCGGCCACGTCGTAGCCGCCGATGGCCCGCACCAGGGCGTCGGCGCCCGAGCCCTCGCCGAACATGTAGTAGATGCCCGACGTGCCCCGCACGTAGAGGAACACCGTGCGCAGCCGCTCCCCCTCATCCGCCGGCGCGACCTCGGCGATGGCGTCGGCCACCTCGGCGACCTCGGCCTCGGTGCGCTCCGCCAGCGCCTCACCGGCGTCGGGGACGCCGAGGGCCGCGGCGACCTCGGCGGTCAGGGACGACAGGTTGTCGAGCCCGCGGTGGGAGTCGACGACGACGACGGGGATGCCGGAGTCGCGCATCTGG
This Nocardioides alkalitolerans DNA region includes the following protein-coding sequences:
- a CDS encoding NAD(P)H-quinone dehydrogenase is translated as MADRSDRVVIVGGGPGGYEAAHVAANAGADVTIVDTDGPGGSAVLTDCVPSKTLIATSELMSELAGSAELGVSFRDHEGDAATAIRVDLGRVNARVKQLAADQSADIERRLERDGVRIVRGRGRLDGPQRVVAELGDGGTERLDADAVLIATGAAPRVLDSALPDGERILTWEQVYDITDVPEKVVVVGSGVTGAEFASAYLSLGIDVTLVSSRDRVLPGEDADAAAVLEEVLTRRGMNVLSRSRMESVTRDGDVVTVRLTDGTEVECSHCVLALGSVPNTADLGLQEAGVLVDDGGFVRVDRVSRTTARGVYAAGDCTGVLMLASVAAMQGRIAMSHHLGDAVAPLDLKKVSSNVFTSPEIATVGWTQKAVDAGEIQAETVLLPLSGNPRAKMQGVRDGFVKLLCRPGTGIVVGGVVVGPRASELIHPVAVAVGESLTADQLASVFTVYPSMSGSIAEAARRLHRSDPAARRLP
- the lpdA gene encoding dihydrolipoyl dehydrogenase; this encodes MTHFDVLVLGAGPGGYVAAIRAAQLGKSVAVVEEKYWGGVCLNVGCIPSKALLKNAELAHTLTHEKAKFGIEGDATMSYGPTHKRSRQVSAGIVKGVHYLMKKNKITEIDGWGTFTGPKTIDVKGKDGEVATHTADNIIIAAGAQVRTVPGVEISENVVTYEEQILDENLPSSIIIGGSGAIGVEFAYVMKNFGVDVTIVEYLDRIVPTEDADVSKELLKHYKKLGVKILTSTAVKGVEDTGSGVKVTVAPAAGGDEQVLEADKMLAAFGFAPRTEGYGLEATGVELTERGAIAIDEYGRTNVDGVYAIGDVTGKFMLAHVAEAMGIVAAEVIAGEETMPVEFDFVPRATYCHPQIGSFGYSEQQAKDKGYDVKTATFPFSANGKAQGLGEAVGFVKVVADAEHNEILGAHMIGPDVTELLPVLTLAQKWDLTADEVGRNVFAHPTLTESVKEAIHGISGHMINL
- a CDS encoding purine-nucleoside phosphorylase, with the protein product MNAAQHAAPASTAAEDAQAAAARLAELTGVEQHDVAVVLGSGWLPAVDMLGETVAEIATTDLPGFSAAAVAGHSGKIRSVRAGDRRVLVFLSRTHFYEGKGVRAVVHGVRTAAAAGCRTIVLTNGCGGLKETWSPGTPVLISDHINLTARSPIEGAEFVDLTDLYSSRLRALCREVEPHLDEGVYVQFPGPHYETPAEIGMVRAIGGHLVGMSTTLEAIAARQAGMEILGISLVTNLAAGISGEPLDHAEVLEAGRSAATRMGSLLGAVVPRL
- a CDS encoding TetR/AcrR family transcriptional regulator encodes the protein MPKITGESLSAHREHIRERVFAAFVELIGERSFDAVTMAQLASRAGVGRTTIYHHFPDKDAVVVAFASHETNRYLENLHEVLDDAGSATERLRRYVRHHLAEGEQFHLGLGPQVYGLLSDASLREIREHVVAVEAVLRGILEDGVADGEFAVTDVDAVLPLVHACLNPRQVPAESVVAFVLGGVGVPLSAP
- a CDS encoding HtaA domain-containing protein; protein product: MSTLTRSGARRGVRTSAAVTIAALVTAPLALAAAPAQAAPAAPAAAAESAVPLSLQWEISERFDSHLSTHVLGDGATEDASTGVITFPGGVGTYDPFTDEASVAYDGSVAGSFAFGGTTYYTVTLADPVVTVAADGTGEISAVVSAWNASTGPSSPEASTDPTRVVVTTFDAGDGWTDGDGVGTLTATPDWAGVLPAGSAEATALGIPSGQPVDGQSFSPDFLGALTPGVRAHFYASGAGSDSQKDPSSFVAQAAPVAPPTVTYSTIGANPTEGLTLSVKGQGFRAVTQPGDNGVYVGLAEAGGLPPVEDREGQDAFAAVDWITPSRITEGAFSSVLNAPTDELDPTKQYAIYTWQAHTHSNESQDTETAVEIDWSQLEAPAPATLTFAGAVAQRYATTSWVGVSVDGVEDGAGTVTLTGVGAAQTATIEFGRAAFRVPAGLKPGAYTARFSLASDGADPVVLTQAFTVYKGQPVLGHSLSTTPTPSRTGNLLVGVAHAGNGAGQVARPAGQAVVRLYTSAGRGVWYSGVKVLSNGTVRLQLPKLAKGSYRLDISYGGSSLTLGASQQRTFTVR
- a CDS encoding heme ABC transporter ATP-binding protein, whose protein sequence is MSARHVAPALVARAVGVTIEGRAILDGVDLDVRPGEVLVLVGPNGAGKSTLLGVLTGDLEPSSGAVEIDGRPVAAVRARELARARAVLQQQQRLAFGFRAREVVEMGRAPWHRTPAAADDLAVIAAAEERADVTHLATRLFPTLSGGEQARVSFARVLAQATPVLLLDEPTAALDLQHQEAVLRVARDEAAAGAAVVVVLHDLSLAAAYADRVCVLSGGRVRAVGAPREVLTAALLTEVYEHAVDVIEHAGHLVVVPVRAPRALPLDPTPRPRPEEDPCPAA
- a CDS encoding iron ABC transporter permease yields the protein MSAAADAPTAATAPTAPAPPRRRFAAWAVGPGLLLLLTLALVVALVASAATGQFPIPPSEVLGSVLHRTGLDIGPLPSHPRAEDSLWNVRFPRATMTLLVGAALATAGALMQGVFGNPLAEPGVVGVSSGAAVAAAAVIVFSLDFAGSWTIAVCAFVGGLLTTMLVYVMSRDNGRTEVVTLVLTGIAVNAVASAGLSFLLFLATTSSREEIVFWTLGSFNGSRWPEVQVVLPLVVVGIVAALVLARQLDLLALGDRAARHVGVDVERLRLVCIVLVALLTAAGVAFCGVIAFVGLVVPHLVRLVAGPGHRLLVPASALGGAVLLVLADLWARTAIANADLPIGMLTSLVGGPFFFWLLRRARRTAGGWA